A genome region from Cucurbita pepo subsp. pepo cultivar mu-cu-16 chromosome LG02, ASM280686v2, whole genome shotgun sequence includes the following:
- the LOC111787110 gene encoding abscisic acid 8'-hydroxylase 2, whose amino-acid sequence MLPLLLLFGLLLLLLLCLQWRHPNHHLLPPGSMGWPYIGETFKLYTQNPNSFFSIRQKRYGDVFKTHILGCPCVMISSPEAARVVLVSKAHLFKPTYPPSKEKMIGPQALFFHQGPYHSRLKKLIQASFLPSAIKPSVSQIENIVLRLLPSWDNSQINTLQQMKRFAFDVAMISAFGDQQDLEIERIKHLYQCLEKGYNSMPLDLPGTPFRKAMKARKLLSETLGKLIEKRQRSNEYGGGLLAVLLGGDGDGDKVEKNKLSNSQIADNIIGVIFAAQDTTASVLTWILKYLHDDHHLLGAVKKEQDAIFEEKVREGGRGLTWDDTRRMALTSRVIQETLRTASVLSFTFREAVEEVEFEGYLIPRGWKVLPLFRTIHHSAHFFPHPEKFDPSRFEVPPRPNTYMPFGNGVHSCPGSEMAKLEILVLLHHFITGYRWKVVGEESGIQYGPFPVPKGGLPIKVFSRKNKITSLN is encoded by the exons atgcttcctcttcttcttttatttggtctcctcctcctcctcctcctttgcCTCCAATGGCGCCACCCCAACCACCACCTCCTCCCCCCTGGCTCCATGGGCTGGCCTTACATAGGCGAAACCTTCAAACTCTACACCCAAAACCCCAACTCCTTCTTCTCCATTAGGCAAAAAAG ATATGGGGATGTGTTTAAGACACACATATTGGGATGTCCATGTGTGATGATTTCAAGCCCTGAGGCTGCCAGAGTTGTCCTTGTGAGTAAGGCTCATCTCTTCAAGCCAACCTACCCACCAAGCaaagagaaaatgattggCCCTCAAGCTTTGTTCTTCCACCAAGGCCCTTACCATTCTCGCCTCAAGAAGCTCATCCAAGCCTCCTTTTTGCCCTCTGCTATCAAACCCTCTGTCTCTCAAATTGAGAACATCGTGCTTCGCCTTTTACCCTCTTGGGATAACTCCCAAATCAATACCTTACAACAAATGAAAAGG TTTGCTTTTGATGTGGCGATGATCTCCGCTTTTGGTGACCAACAAGACTTGGAAATTGAGAGAATTAAACATCTGTACCAATGCCTTGAAAAAGGCTATAATTCTATGCCTCTTGATCTTCCCGGAACGCCTTTTCGTAAAGCAATGAAG GCGAGGAAGTTGCTGAGTGAGACATTGGGGAAATTGATTGAGAAAAGACAGCGGAGCAATGAGTATGGCGGTGGGTTGCTGGCGGTGCTTCTAggcggcgacggcgacggcgacaAAGTGGAGAAAAATAAGCTGAGTAATTCACAAATAGCTGATAACATAATAGGAGTGATCTTTGCAGCTCAAGACACGACAGCTAGTGTTCTTACATGGATTCTCAAGTACTTACATGACGATCACCATCTTCTTGGAGCTGTTAAG AAGGAGCAGGACGCCATATTTGAGGAGAAGGTGAGGGAAGGGGGGCGTGGGCTTACATGGGATGACACGAGGCGGATGGCATTGACAAGTCGGGTGATCCAAGAAACCCTAAGAACAGCAAGTGTACTGTCGTTCACGTTCAGAGAGGCAGTGGAAGAGGTGGAGTTCGAAGGTTATTTAATCCCAAGAGGATGGAAAGTTCTTCCGCTGTTCAGAACCATTCATCACTCTGCACATTTCTTCCCACACCCCGAGAAGTTTGATCCTTCAAGATTCGAG GTACCACCTCGACCAAACACGTACATGCCATTTGGAAATGGAGTGCACTCGTGTCCCGGCAGCGAGATGGCTAAGCTTGAAATCCtcgttcttctccaccacttCATCACCGGTTACAG ATGGAAAGTGGTGGGAGAGGAATCTGGGATACAATACGGTCCATTTCCTGTGCCTAAAGGTGGCTTACCCATTAAAGTATTTTCAAGGAAGAACAAGATTACTTCTTTGAATTGA
- the LOC111787458 gene encoding uncharacterized protein LOC111787458 encodes MDENWNLSKKEGSGSSYQSSTNPKSSFTRSGSTTKSPLLRCSSQRTFPASTSKTPNDLPRSYSQKSSSSAGRKYSSLAKEQKARFYIMRRCVAMLVCWHKHGDS; translated from the coding sequence ATGGACGAGAATTGGAATCTATCAAAGAAGGAAGGTTCAGGAAGTAGTTACCAGTCTTCTACGAATCCCAAGTCGTCGTTTACAAGGAGTGGTTCCACCACCAAATCACCATTACTGCGATGTTCTTCACAGAGAACCTTCCCAGCTTCCACTTCCAAGACCCCCAACGATCTACCTCGAAGTTACTCGCAGAAGAGCTCTTCTTCAGCAGGACGTAAGTACAGCAGCTTAGCTAAGGAACAGAAGGCCCGATTCTACATCATGAGACGCTGCGTGGCGATGCTCGTTTGTTGGCACAAACATGGCGATTCGTAA